In a genomic window of Jaculus jaculus isolate mJacJac1 chromosome 8, mJacJac1.mat.Y.cur, whole genome shotgun sequence:
- the LOC123462884 gene encoding cystatin 10-like: MAEQYCSTSCGFLVTIVEQPTMARLLCTSLLLLATLALALAVSSTSNSKSKDKHAAVGMPEPADLKSKETQQALDFAVNAYNDVNNDLYLSRPVHVMSASQQVVGGKNFYFKVVLARTLCAKSQSQTDLAKCPLNEQPGQQKKVVCNFQIYTVPWLNKTSMENFSCHNA; the protein is encoded by the exons ATGGCAGAGCAGTACTGCTCCACTTCCTGTGGCTTCTTGGTGACTATCGTTGAGCAG CCAACCATGGCCAGGCTGCTGTGCACCTCCCTGCTCCTGCTGGCCACCCTGGCCCTCGCTCTGGCTGTAAGCTCCACATCGAACAGCAAGTCTAAGGATAAGCATGCAGcagttggcatgccagagcctgcagaCCTCAAAAGCAAGGAGACTCAGCAAGCCCTGGACTTTGCTGTCAATGCTTACAACGATGTCAACAACGACCTGTACCTCAGCCGACCAGTACATGTGATGAGTGCCAGCCAGCAG GTTGTGGGCGGGAAGAACTTCTATTTCAAAGTGGTGCTGGCGCGAACCCTCTGTGCCAAGTCCCAGTCCCAGACTGACTTGGCCAAGTGTCCCCTCAACGAACAACCAGGCCAGCAGAAG AAAGTAGTTTGCAATTTCCAGATCTACACTGTGCCCTGGCTGAACAAGACTTCCATGGAAAATTTCAGCTGCCATAATGCCTGA